A genomic window from Periophthalmus magnuspinnatus isolate fPerMag1 chromosome 16, fPerMag1.2.pri, whole genome shotgun sequence includes:
- the si:dkey-30e9.6 gene encoding uncharacterized protein si:dkey-30e9.6 has protein sequence MVIQMLILSVQIQSEVDSRLQNGTGHVFELRLTWIQQEVVSCEDTQQLYKSISNPKKKKNEREVLPTPAEKQKIKLPQVIVERGRKAERPRFYTFYRAPDAAEAEMLFVKNGKYPKERFKNPTPHNFRPLEEDVPDFITRYDRDSGHLRIKLRTMDTIQTSSPTRTVKRTESKMDTFRPAEPQWDPRLLLPTGPWPPKSASYTRHRRRRGAYSAFLERVEDKLTRSWQKL, from the exons ATGGTTATTCAA ATGCTCATATTGTCCGTGCAGATCCAGAGTGAAGTGGACAGCAGACTACAGAATGGCaccgggcatgtttttgagctgCGTCTGACCTGGATTCAGCAGGAAGTGGTGAGCTGTGAGGAT ACGCAaca actgtacaagaGCATCTCCAACcctaagaagaagaagaacgagAGGGAAGTTCTACCAACGCCTGCAGAGAAACAGAAGATAAAGTTACCTCAAGTTAttgtggagagggggaggaaagcgGAGAGGCCAAGATTCTACACGTTCTACAGAGCTCCTGATGCTGCAGAGGCTGAGATGTTGTTTGTGAAGAACGGGAAGTATCCAAAGGAGAGGTTCAAGAATCCAACGCCGCACAACTTCAGACCT TTGGAGGAAGATGTTCCAGACTTCATCACCAGATATGACAGAGACTCAGGCCACCTCAGGATCAAACTGAGGACGATGGACACCA TTCAAACATCCTCACCTACTCGCACGGTCAAACGCACTGAATCAAAGATGGACACCTTCAGACCCGCAGAGCCCCAGTGGGACCCCAGACTGCTACTACCGACTGGTCCCTGGCCTCCTAAGTCTGCCTCCTACACA AGACACAGGCGCAGAAGAGGAGCGTACAGTGCCTTCTTAGAGCGTGTGGAGGACAAACTTACGAGATCCTGGCAGAAGTTATGA
- the arl4aa gene encoding ADP-ribosylation factor-like 4aa: MGNGLSEQQNFLSNVPFFQSFHIAILGLDSAGKTTVLYRLQFNEFVNTVPTKGFNTEKVKVSLGGHRTVTYHFWDVGGQEKLRPLWKSYTRCTDGIIFVVDSVDTERMEEAKTELHKIAKTSENQGVPILLVANKQDLRHALGLEEIEKLLALKELGPATPWHLQPTCAIIGDGLREGIERLHDMIQKRRKALRQQKKKR, encoded by the coding sequence ATGGGGAACGGATTATCAGAACAACAAAACTTTCTCTCCAACGTTCCATTCTTCCAGTCTTTTCACATCGCCATCCTCGGACTGGATTCCGCCGGCAAAACCACGGTCCTCTACAGACTGCAGTTCAACGAGTTTGTAAATACTGTACCTACTAAAGGCTTCAACACAGAAAAGGTCAAAGTATCTCTGGGTGGACATAGAACTGTGACGTACCATTTCTGGGACGTTGGCGGACAGGAGAAACTTCGTCCGCTTTGGAAATCCTACACACGCTGCACGGACGGAATCATTTTCGTTGTAGACTCTGTTGATACCGAGCGCATGGAGGAGGCCAAAACGGAACTCCATAAAATCGCCAAAACGTCAGAAAACCAAGGCGTTCCCATACTGTTGGTGGCGAATAAACAGGACCTAAGACACGCCTTGGGTTTGGAGGAGATCGAAAAACTGTTAGCGCTGAAGGAGCTAGGGCCCGCGACTCCTTGGCACCTGCAGCCTACTTGCGCGATTATCGGGGACGGCCTGCGGGAGGGGATAGAGAGACTGCACGatatgatccagaagaggaggaaggcgCTAaggcagcagaagaagaagagataa
- the seraf gene encoding von Willebrand factor D and EGF domain-containing protein: protein MPHSAVLLAVSGAVLALCGVCVARSDAPRGVALGFVFDPKAQCEPQCEHGGICIRNNTCFCSRGYEGETCQFATCYPKCKNGGVCLRPGKCRCQPGYGGRYCHKVTCDGGCWNGGECSAVNGVPRCICPSSWTGARCQEALCPQGCRNGGLCVAPGICSCPDGWLGGACHTAVCALPCLNGGKCIAPGKCRCRPPYSGARCEDKKKSY, encoded by the exons ATGCCTCATAGTGCGGTGCTGCTGGCGGTGTCCGGGGCGGTGCTGGCCCTCTGCGGGGTGTGCGTGGCGCGCTCGGACGCTCCTCGTGGGGTGGCGCTCGGCTTCGTGTTTGACCCTAAAGCGCAGTGTGAGCCCCAGTGCGAGCACGGAGGCATCTGCATCCGAAACAACACGTGCTTCTGCTCCCGGGGATACGAGGGAGAGACCTGCCAGTTCG CCACCTGTTATCCCAAATGTAAGAATGGAGGAGTGTGTCTGAGGCCGGGGAAATGCAGATGTCAGCCGGGGTACGGAGGACGCTACTGCCATAAAG TGACCTGTGATGGAGGCTGTTGGAATGGAGGAGAGTGCTCGGCGGTGAATGGGGTGCCCCGCTGTATCTGCCCCTCCAGCTGGACCGGAGCTCGCTGTCAGGAGG CGCTGTGTCCCCAGGGCTGTCGGAATGGAGGGCTCTGTGTGGCCCCTGGAATCTGCAGCTGTCCGGACGGCTGGCTGGGCGGGGCCTGCCACACTG CCGTGTGCGCACTGCCCTGTCTGAACGGAGGGAAGTGCATTGCTCCGGGGAAGTGCCGCTGCCGCCCGCCGTACTCCGGAGCTCGCTGTGAAGACAAGAAGAAGAGCTACTAA